In Triticum urartu cultivar G1812 chromosome 6, Tu2.1, whole genome shotgun sequence, the following proteins share a genomic window:
- the LOC125512204 gene encoding uncharacterized protein LOC125512204 — translation MRSRHRARTSLSPWPPPSAAPLRYPPRLSRPSTSAPSSTSSPEATPPRPLPCLCFFRIREEDAPTSARSVRPRVDRVVACVARQVPRFAPALNLPLQVSLRLQLFLFLQNQASRTRPLTTPVPASIQWDRQGRSIQRREWGGLPAPEAQMRALPAYPSSSNGPKPMVCRY, via the exons ATGCGCTCGAGACATCGAGCGAGGACATCGCTGAGTCCATGGCCTCCTCCGAGCGCCGCCCCTTTGCGTTATCCACCACGGCTGAGCCGTCCTTCGACCAGTGCCCCGAGCTCCACCTCATCGCCTGAAGCCACTCCACCAAGGCCCCTGCCCTGCCTCTGCTTCTTTCGAATCAGGGAGGAGGACGCCCCTACCTCGGCTCGCTCGGTTCGCCCGCGCGTTGACCGCGTCGTCGCCTGCGTCGCCCGTCAAGTTCCCCGCTTCGCCCCTGCATTGAACCTGCCGCTGCAAGTCTCGCTGCGCCTGCAGCTGTTCCTATTTCTTCAGAACCAAGCGAGCAGAACGCGCCCGCTGACCACGCCCGTCCCTGCCTCGATCCAGTGGGATCGGCAGGGGCGATCCATCCAGCGCCGCGAGTGGGGCGGCCTGCCAGCGCCCGAGGCCCAGATGCGCGCCCTGCCGGCCTACCCCTCCTCCTCAaacgggccgaagcccatgg tttgcaggtacTGA